The following proteins are encoded in a genomic region of Brachypodium distachyon strain Bd21 chromosome 1, Brachypodium_distachyon_v3.0, whole genome shotgun sequence:
- the LOC100838964 gene encoding uncharacterized protein LOC100838964 codes for MPSRKPGTEIRGHWTDGETWALVDAWGPLYLRRGGRSLSVDDWRVVSSAVNAHRAAAGCTLKDQYKKELYKQGPSRWRHFSQLSAFLASPDAPPPGFSAKVTPATTTVKKEKEEEEKEEVGPPPGFLYKMAAATVKEEEQEVVGCGCELVGRKRPRNLAAGEGGCQCPAAVVTKLAEVYERVAMAALGVEKEKMEMQRKNLGAVKVEIMEEVDDKPAE; via the exons ATGCCCAGCCGCAAACCTGGCACGGAGATCCGCGGGCACTGGACCGACGGCGAGACGTGGGCTCTCGTCGACGCGTGGGGCCCGCTCTACCTGCGCCGCGGCGGACGCTCCCTCTCCGTCGACGACTGGCGCGTCGTGTCCAGCGCCGTCAACgcgcaccgcgccgccgccgggtgc ACCCTGAAGGACCAGTACAAGAAGGAGCTCTACAAGCAGGGGCCGTCGCGGTGGCGCCACTTCTCCCAGCTCAGTGCCTTCCTCGCCAGCCCCGACGCCCCGCCTCCAGGCTTCTCCGCCAAGGTCACGCCGGCTACGACGACCgtgaagaaggagaaggaggaagaagagaaagaggaggtCGGCCCGCCTCCCGGCTTCCTTTACAAGATGGCGGCAGCGACCgtgaaggaggaggaacagGAGGTGGTGGGATGTGGGTGTGAGTTGGTTGGGAGAAAGAGGCCAAGGAATTTGGCCGCGGGGGAGGGTGGTTGTCAGtgtccggcggcggtggtgacgAAGTTGGCGGAGGTGTACGAGCGcgtggcgatggcggcgctcggcgtcgagaaggagaagatggagaTGCAGAGGAAGAACCTGGGAGCCGTCAAGGTCGAGATTATGGAAGAAGTCGACGACAAGCCGGCGGAGTAG
- the LOC100838657 gene encoding uncharacterized protein LOC100838657 produces MSATRRRRPSPPPPAWTPEPWTDGETSALLEAWGPRHLRAGGGPLRTADWRACAAAVTARRAAAGRAPRTVDQCKNRMDYLKKRLRAERSRPRGADPPPPPLSGSLARLRKLLSQAPSVPHGLAPRVTVTPKSEEEDDDDDEGEEQNGGAPLHRDWPPVPKRRRTAVSLSPVSSAAEGHHHENGGVGCTEVAAALDRLAGTYERVEAAKQKEAARLEERRLEAMRDLEIGRMRVLVDVAVPTSAGTDKAAAAAATPAAA; encoded by the coding sequence ATGTctgccacccgccgccgccgcccctcgccgcctccgccggcgtgGACCCCGGAGCCGTGGACCGACGGGGAGACCTCCGCGCTGCTCGAGGCCTGGGGCCCGCGGCAcctccgcgccggcggcgggcccCTCCGCACCGCCGACTggcgcgcctgcgccgccgccgtcaccgcccgccgcgccgccgccggccgcgcgccGCGCACCGTCGACCAGTGCAAGAACCGGATGGATTACCTCAAGAAGCGCCTCAGGGCCGAGCGCTCCAGGCCGAGGGGGGccgacccgccgccgccgccgctctcgggCTCCCTCGCCCGGCTCCGCAAACTCCTCAGCCAAGCCCCCTCGGTTCCCCACGGACTCGCGCCCCGCGTCACCGTCACGCCCAAGtcggaggaagaggacgacgacgacgacgagggggAGGAGCAGAACGGCGGGGCTCCTCTGCACCGCGACTGGCCGCCGGTCCCcaagcggcggcggaccgCGGTGTCCTTGTCGCCGGtgagctccgccgccgaggGCCACCATCACGAAAACGGAGGGGTAGGCTGcacggaggtggcggcggctctcGATAGGCTGGCGGGGACGTACGAGCGGGTTGAAGCGGCGAAGcagaaggaggcggcgcggctggAGGAGCGGCGCCTGGAGGCCATGCGCGACCTAGAAATCGGACGGATGCGAGTTCTCGTCGACGTCGCCGTCCCCACCTCCGCCGGTACCGAcaaagccgccgccgccgccgccacaccggcggcggcctag
- the LOC100827513 gene encoding importin subunit beta-1 produces MDITEVLLATQSHDGQIRNAAEGNIKQFEEQNFPHFLQALSAELSDDNKPPVSRRLAGILLKNSLDANDSKRKEICTQRWINVDPAIKSRVKGSLLMTLGSVVFEAQRSSSQVIAKVASIEIPLQGWPELIINLLSNMTKHDAPSSLKQATLDAIGYVCEEISPSDLEQDQVNAVLTAVVQGMNHVENSPEVRLAAVKALYNALDFADTNFQNESERNYIMKVICETAISKEADIRKAAFECFVSIASTYYDLLEPYMQTLFELTANAARADEEPVALQAIEFWSTICDEEVSIQEDAEESGDVSSARHFHFVEKALPLLVPMLLETLLKQEEDQDEDDGIWNISMAGGTCLGLVATAVKDAIVPLVMPFIEGNITKPDWRSREAATFAFGSILEGPSVENLAPLVHAGFDFLLNATKDQNNHVRETTAWALCRTFEFLHSPTRGFSVVTNANLPHVIEVLLTSIKDSPNVAEKVCGALYFLAQGYENAGSMSSVLTPYLGQLVSALLTTADRSDSNNSRLCASAYETLNEIVRCSNTAETLNMIVLLLQEVLKKLNQTFEFQITSSEEKEKQSDLQALLCGVVQVILQKFNNFDDNSVIVKFADEIMVLFLRVFSCDSSNVHEEAMLAIGALAYATGPEFVKYMPEFHRYLEMGLQNFGAYQVCCVSVGVVADICRALDDKVIPYCDSIMGALLKDLSSPELHRSVKPPILSCIGDIALTIGGLFEKYVPYTMPMLQGAAELCFRMDRSDDDTVEYQDELRRSIFEAYSGILQGVKSSKTELMVPYVGNIFQFTEAVLRDASRDDGVTKAGVALLGDLADTLGPSIKLLLKDSNFHSELLGRCSQSDDEQLRETASWVQGVISRALVA; encoded by the exons ATGGATATCACAGAGGTTCTGCTAGCTACGCAGTCCCATGATGGTCAGATACGGAATGCTGCAGAAGGGAATATCAAGCAATTTGAGGAGCAGAATTTTCCTCATTTTCTACAGGCGCTATCTGCTGAGCTTTCTGATGATAACAAACCTCCTGTATCTCGGAGGCTTGCTGGTATTCTCCTTAAGAATTCTTTGGATGCAAATGATTCAAAGAGGAAAGAAATATGTACGCAACGGTGGATAAATGTGGACCCTGCAATCAAGTCACGGGTTAAAGGGTCCCTGTTGATGACCCTTGGATCAGTAGTGTTTGAAGCCCAGCGCAGCTCTTCTCAAGTCATTGCAAAGGTTGCTTCCATTGAGATCCCTCTTCAAGGATGGCCAGAACTCATAATAAACTTGCTAAGTAACATGACAAAACATGATGCACCCTCTTCTCTGAAGCAAGCTACCCTGGACGCCATTGGATATGTCTGTGAGGAGATATCCCCCAGTGATCTGGAGCAGGATCAAGTTAATGCTGTTCTTACTGCTGTGGTCCAGGGCATGAACCATGTGGAGAATAGTCCAGAGGTCCGTCTTGCTGCTGTGAAAGCATTATACAATGCTCTTGATTTTGCTGACACAAATTTTCAGAACGAATCAGAGAGGAACTACATAATGAAGGTCATTTGTGAGACTGCCATTTCTAAAGAGGCTGATATTAGAAAGGCTGCATTTGAGTGTTTTGTCTCCATAGCATCAACTTATTATGACCTTTTGGAGCCCTACATGCAGACCTTGTTTGAGTTGACTGCAAATGCTGCCAGGGCAGATGAAGAACCCGTTGCACTTCAAGCTATTGAGTTCTGGAGCACCATCTGTGATGAAGAAGTTTCTATTCAAGAAGACGCTGAAGAATCTGGTGATGTCAGTTCGGCACGTCATTTCCATTTTGTTGAAAAGGCCCTTCCTTTGCTTGTTCCCATGCTTCTAGAAACACTTCTGAAGCAAGAGGAGGAtcaagatgaagatgatggaATCTGGAATATATCAATGGCCGGGGGCACCTGCCTGGGACTTGTTGCAACGGCTGTCAAGGATGCCATTGTACCTCTTGTGATGCCATTTATAGAGGGAAACATAACAAAGCCTGACTGGCGCAGCAGGGAGGCTGCTACATTTGCATTTGGTTCCATTCTTGAAGGTCCTTCGGTTGAAAATCTTGCACCACTGGTTCATGCTGGCTTTGATTTCTTGCTGAATGCAACCAAAGATCAAAATAACCATGTCAGGGAAACTACTGCATGGGCACTTTGTAGGACATTTGAGTTTCTACATTCACCAACCAGAGGTTTCTCAGTAGTGACAAATGCAAACCTTCCTCATGTTATAGAAGTTCTGTTGACAAGTATCAAAGACTCCCCTAATGTTGCTGAGAAGGTCTGTGGAGCCCTGTATTTTCTTGCCCAAGGATATGAGAATGCAGGGTCTATGTCGTCAGTGCTAACACCATACCTTGGTCAGTTAGTATCAGCTCTCCTCACCACTGCTGATCGTTCTGATTCCAACAACTCCAGGCTTTGTGCATCTGCATATGAAACACTCAATGAGATTGTGAGATGCAGCAATACTGCAGAGACTTTGAACATGATTGTGCTGTTATTGCAAGAGGTCTTGAAGAAATTAAACCAGACCTTTGAGTTTCAGATCACATCCTCTGAGGAGAAGGAAAAGCAAAGTGACCTTCAAGCCTTGCTTTGTGGCGTTGTTCAAGtaatccttcagaaattcaaCAACTTTGATGATAATTCAGTAATTGTTAAGTTTGCTGACGAAATTATGGTGCTCTTTCTCCGAGTTTTTTCGTGTGATAGCTCAAATGTGCATGAAGAAGCAATGCTTGCTATTGGTGCTCTTGCTTATGCTACTGGACCAGAATTTGTGAAATACATGCCAGAGTTTCACAGGTACCTAGAAATGGGCTTACAAAATTTTGGTGCATATCAAGTATGCTGTGTTTCTGTGGGTGTGGTTGCTGATATCTGCCGTGCCCTGGATGACAAGGTGATCCCTTACTGTGACAGTATCATGGGTGCCCTTCTCAAGGATCTTTCAAGCCCAGAGCTTCACCGTTCTGTCAAACCACCAATATTGTCATGCATAGGAGATATTGCTCTTACCATTGGTGGACTTTTTGAGAAATATGTTCCCTACACTATGCCTATGTTGCAAGGAGCTGCAGAGCTTTGCTTTCGTATGGACCGTTCTGATGATGACACTGTAGAGTATCAAGATGAACTCAGGCGAAGCATTTTCGAGGCCTATTCAGGCATACTTCAGGGTGTCAAAAGCTCAAAAACAGAGCTAATGGTGCCTTACGTAGGCAATATTTTCCAGTTCACTGAAGCGGTCTTGCGAGATGCATCAAG GGATGATGGTGTGACCAAAGCTGGAGTTGCCTTGCTAGGGGACCTAGCGGATACGTTAGGACCTTCCATTAAACTGCTGCTCAAGGATTCCAACTTCCACTCGGAGCTCCTTGGACGATGTTCCCAGTCTGACGACGAACAGCTAAGGGAGACTGCATCCTGGGTCCAGGGTGTGATCTCCCGCGCGCTGGTTGCATGA